One window of the Microbulbifer sp. Q7 genome contains the following:
- the mnmG gene encoding tRNA uridine-5-carboxymethylaminomethyl(34) synthesis enzyme MnmG: MDYPTQYDVIVIGGGHAGTEACLAAARMGSRTLLLTHNIETLGQMSCNPAIGGIGKSHLVKEVDALGGAMATATDLGGIQFRVLNARKGPAVRATRAQADRALYKAAIRNILENQPNLDIFQQAADDLIVESDRVTGVVTNAGLRFRGKTVVITAGTFLGGRIHIGLDNHAGGRAGDPPSIALAERLRALPFRVERLKTGTPPRIDARSVDFSGLEEQWGDQPLPVMSYLGSREQHPRQVCCWITHTNENTHDIIRGGLDRSPMYSGVIEGIGPRYCPSIEDKVHRFADKNSHQIFVEPEGLTTNELYPNGISTSLPFDVQMSLVRSIKGFENAHITRPGYAIEYDFFDPRDLLPSLQTKFIAGLFFAGQINGTTGYEEAAAQGLLAGANAALQAQDKDAWAPRRDEAYLGVLVDDLITSGTKEPYRMFTSRAEYRLLLREDNADLRLTEKGRELGLVDDVRWQAFCEKREAIEREQQRLKETWVQPGSDAAQRVEQKLPQPLAREYSLQDLLKRPELAYPDVAGLVGDAVADERVAEQVEISAKYAGYIDRQRDDIERLLAYEDTPLPVDFDYSAVSGLSNEVIQKLSDARPDTLARAGRVPGVTPAAVSLLLIQLKKRGLLSRKKVV, from the coding sequence ATGGATTACCCCACACAGTACGATGTGATCGTGATTGGCGGCGGACACGCTGGCACCGAGGCGTGCCTGGCGGCGGCGCGCATGGGCAGCCGTACCCTGCTGTTGACCCACAACATCGAAACCCTGGGCCAGATGTCCTGTAACCCCGCCATCGGCGGCATCGGCAAGAGCCACCTGGTCAAGGAAGTTGATGCACTGGGGGGCGCGATGGCGACGGCCACGGATCTGGGGGGCATTCAGTTTCGCGTGCTCAATGCGCGCAAAGGCCCGGCCGTGCGCGCCACCCGCGCCCAGGCGGACCGCGCCCTGTACAAGGCAGCCATCCGCAACATCCTGGAAAACCAGCCCAATCTGGATATTTTCCAGCAGGCCGCCGATGACCTGATCGTCGAAAGTGACCGGGTCACTGGCGTTGTCACCAATGCCGGCTTGCGCTTCCGCGGCAAGACCGTGGTAATTACTGCGGGCACATTCCTTGGTGGTCGCATCCATATCGGCCTCGACAATCACGCCGGCGGCCGCGCCGGGGATCCGCCTTCGATTGCCCTCGCCGAACGCCTGCGCGCACTCCCGTTTCGCGTGGAGCGCCTGAAAACCGGCACCCCGCCGCGCATCGATGCGCGCTCGGTAGACTTTTCCGGGCTGGAAGAGCAGTGGGGCGACCAGCCGCTGCCGGTGATGTCGTATCTGGGGTCCCGCGAGCAGCATCCCCGCCAGGTGTGCTGCTGGATCACCCACACCAACGAAAACACCCACGACATCATTCGCGGCGGCCTCGATCGCTCGCCCATGTATTCCGGTGTGATCGAAGGCATTGGCCCGCGTTACTGCCCGTCTATCGAGGACAAGGTGCACCGCTTCGCGGACAAGAACAGCCACCAGATTTTCGTGGAACCTGAAGGGTTGACCACCAACGAGCTGTACCCCAACGGCATTTCCACCAGTCTGCCGTTTGACGTGCAGATGAGCCTGGTGCGCTCGATCAAGGGCTTCGAAAACGCGCATATCACTCGCCCCGGCTACGCCATCGAGTACGACTTCTTCGACCCCCGCGACCTGCTGCCGTCGCTGCAAACTAAATTTATTGCCGGCCTGTTCTTTGCTGGCCAGATCAACGGCACCACGGGCTACGAAGAGGCCGCCGCGCAGGGATTGCTGGCCGGCGCCAACGCAGCGCTGCAGGCGCAAGACAAAGACGCCTGGGCGCCCCGTCGCGACGAGGCCTACCTGGGCGTGCTGGTAGACGACCTGATCACCAGCGGCACCAAAGAGCCCTACCGCATGTTCACCAGCCGCGCGGAATACCGCCTGCTGCTGCGGGAAGACAACGCGGACCTGCGCCTGACCGAGAAAGGCCGGGAGTTGGGGTTGGTGGACGACGTCCGCTGGCAGGCCTTCTGCGAGAAGCGCGAAGCCATCGAGCGCGAACAGCAGCGCCTGAAAGAAACTTGGGTGCAGCCGGGAAGCGACGCGGCACAACGGGTCGAGCAAAAGCTGCCGCAACCCCTTGCCCGCGAGTACAGCCTGCAGGACCTGCTGAAGCGTCCGGAGCTCGCCTACCCGGATGTGGCCGGCCTCGTCGGCGACGCGGTTGCCGATGAGCGGGTGGCGGAACAGGTAGAAATCTCGGCCAAGTACGCCGGTTATATCGACCGCCAGCGGGACGATATCGAGCGGCTGCTAGCCTACGAGGACACGCCGCTGCCGGTGGACTTTGACTACTCTGCGGTCTCCGGTCTGTCCAACGAAGTCATCCAGAAATTGAGTGATGCCCGACCAGATACCCTCGCCCGCGCCGGCCGCGTGCCCGGGGTGACCCCCGCCGCGGTATCCCTGCTGCTGATCCAGCTGAAAAAGCGCGGCCTGTTAAGCCGCAAAAAGGTGGTGTGA
- the rsmG gene encoding 16S rRNA (guanine(527)-N(7))-methyltransferase RsmG: MEQYRPRLQQAAAQMGLTLAGAQQDKLLAYLDLFARWNAAYNLSAVRDPSEMLERHIIDSLSVVNLCGTSSSDQSPLIDVGSGGGLPGIPLAIVHPERPVSLLDSNGKKSRFQFQVASQLKLGNINVVNQRVEAYRPDSLYAGVVSRAFASLQDMVSGSEHLLSPGGRFYAMKGKIPEDELSALPKGIKVEQLHTLQVPGCDAERHLIVLAREG; the protein is encoded by the coding sequence ATGGAGCAGTATCGCCCGCGCCTGCAGCAAGCGGCCGCGCAGATGGGATTGACGCTTGCCGGCGCGCAGCAGGACAAGCTGCTGGCGTACCTGGACCTGTTCGCCCGCTGGAATGCGGCCTACAACCTCTCGGCGGTACGCGACCCGTCCGAGATGCTCGAGCGGCATATCATCGACAGCCTGAGCGTGGTGAACCTGTGCGGCACCAGCTCCAGCGACCAGTCGCCCCTGATCGATGTGGGCTCCGGTGGTGGCTTGCCGGGGATTCCCCTCGCCATCGTCCACCCCGAGCGCCCGGTGAGCCTGCTCGACAGTAACGGCAAGAAGTCCCGTTTCCAGTTCCAGGTGGCCAGCCAGCTCAAGCTCGGCAATATCAACGTGGTGAACCAGAGAGTCGAGGCCTATCGACCGGATAGTCTCTACGCCGGTGTGGTATCCAGAGCGTTTGCCTCGTTGCAGGATATGGTTTCCGGGAGTGAGCATTTACTATCGCCGGGCGGCCGATTTTATGCGATGAAGGGCAAGATTCCGGAAGATGAGTTGAGTGCATTGCCAAAAGGGATTAAGGTCGAACAGCTACACACCCTGCAAGTGCCGGGCTGTGATGCCGAGCGCCATCTGATCGTCCTCGCGCGCGAGGGTTAA
- a CDS encoding ParA family protein: protein MSKIFAVANQKGGVGKTTTCVNLSASLVANKRRVLLIDLDPQGNATMGSGVDKSELQLSSYDVLASLLPPRKAIVPTTSGYDLMPANIDLSAAEVELLEMDGRESRLRQALEQISDDYDYIIIDCPPSLNMLTVNALCAAGGVLIPMQCEYYALEGLSSLIDTINQVQQAANPNLKIEGILRTMYDPRNSLTSDVSDQLNEYFGDRVYRTCIPRNVRLAEAPSFGKPALEYDRSSKGAIAYLALAGEITRRHAAAHQNSSNSNSGPRAVAEAV from the coding sequence TTGAGCAAAATTTTTGCGGTAGCCAACCAGAAGGGTGGGGTCGGCAAAACCACGACCTGCGTCAACCTGTCCGCGTCTCTCGTTGCCAACAAGCGACGGGTGCTGCTGATCGACCTGGATCCCCAGGGGAACGCCACCATGGGTAGCGGTGTCGACAAGAGCGAACTACAGCTCTCCAGCTACGACGTGCTCGCCAGTCTGCTGCCACCACGCAAGGCCATCGTGCCCACAACCAGTGGCTACGACCTGATGCCGGCGAATATTGACCTGTCTGCCGCTGAAGTCGAACTGCTTGAAATGGACGGCCGCGAGTCCCGTTTGCGCCAGGCGCTCGAGCAGATCAGTGACGATTACGATTACATCATCATCGACTGCCCGCCCTCCCTCAACATGCTCACGGTGAATGCCCTGTGTGCTGCGGGCGGCGTACTGATCCCGATGCAGTGCGAGTACTACGCCCTCGAGGGACTTTCATCCCTCATCGACACCATCAACCAGGTGCAGCAGGCGGCGAACCCGAATCTCAAGATCGAGGGCATCCTGCGCACCATGTACGACCCGCGCAACAGCCTGACCAGTGACGTGTCGGACCAGCTCAACGAGTACTTCGGCGACCGCGTCTACCGCACCTGTATCCCGCGCAACGTGCGCCTGGCGGAAGCGCCCAGTTTCGGCAAGCCCGCGCTGGAGTACGACCGCAGCTCCAAGGGTGCCATTGCCTACCTCGCGCTGGCCGGTGAAATCACCCGTCGTCATGCCGCCGCCCACCAGAACAGCAGCAATTCAAACAGTGGCCCCCGCGCCGTCGCGGAAGCGGTTTAA
- a CDS encoding ParB/RepB/Spo0J family partition protein: MAGKRKGLGKGLSHLISNNASEAIAVASGERNGDIVARVDGELRDLPIEFLQRGRYQPRRDFPQESLQELADSIRAQGIMQPIVVRPVGERKYEIIAGERRWRAAQLAELDKVPALIREVPDEAAIAMALIENIQREDLNPVEEANALKRLQDEFELTQQQVAEAVGKSRTAVTNLLRLLSLTDEVRTFLERGDIETGHAKALLGLSGDSQREAARQVVDRGLTVRQAEALVRSIQEQAGKPKPKKPEIDPNIRRLSERLAEKIGVPVTIDHGDKGAGKLVLKYTSLDELDGILAHLGYSED, from the coding sequence ATGGCCGGGAAACGCAAAGGCCTCGGGAAAGGGCTTTCCCACCTGATTAGCAACAATGCCAGTGAAGCCATAGCGGTGGCTTCCGGTGAGCGCAATGGCGATATCGTTGCGCGCGTCGACGGCGAACTGAGAGATCTCCCCATTGAATTCCTGCAGCGCGGCCGATACCAGCCGCGCCGGGATTTCCCGCAGGAATCCCTGCAGGAGCTGGCCGACTCCATCCGTGCCCAGGGCATCATGCAGCCGATCGTGGTGCGTCCGGTGGGGGAGCGCAAATACGAGATTATTGCCGGTGAACGGCGCTGGCGCGCCGCGCAGTTGGCGGAGCTCGACAAGGTACCGGCACTGATCCGTGAGGTGCCGGACGAAGCGGCCATTGCCATGGCGCTGATCGAGAACATCCAGCGGGAAGACCTCAATCCGGTGGAAGAGGCCAACGCCCTCAAGCGCCTGCAGGACGAGTTTGAGCTGACCCAGCAGCAGGTGGCGGAAGCCGTGGGCAAATCCCGCACCGCCGTGACCAACCTGTTGCGCCTGCTGAGTCTCACCGATGAAGTGCGCACCTTCCTCGAGCGCGGCGATATCGAAACCGGCCACGCCAAGGCCCTGCTGGGTCTGTCCGGCGACAGCCAGCGCGAAGCCGCCCGCCAGGTCGTTGATCGCGGACTGACCGTGCGTCAGGCGGAAGCCCTGGTGCGCTCGATTCAGGAGCAGGCGGGTAAGCCAAAACCGAAAAAGCCGGAAATCGACCCGAACATTCGACGCCTGAGTGAGCGTCTGGCAGAAAAAATCGGTGTGCCCGTTACCATCGATCACGGTGACAAAGGAGCCGGCAAGCTGGTGCTCAAGTACACCAGCCTGGACGAGCTCGACGGCATTCTCGCCCATTTGGGGTACAGCGAAGACTGA